In a single window of the Nicotiana tomentosiformis chromosome 10, ASM39032v3, whole genome shotgun sequence genome:
- the LOC104112802 gene encoding prolycopene isomerase 1, chloroplastic, whose amino-acid sequence MALRFHPFSPLFNFRSTKRSRTVLSRNEVSATSNGYPSSTLTSKQGKPEADIIVIGSGIGGLCCGGLLARYGQDVLVLESHDVAGGAAHSFDIKGYKFDSGPSLFSGFQSRGPQANPLAQVLDALGESIPCANYDSWMVYVPEGEFLSRIGPTDFFKDLEKYAGPDSAREWRKLLDAILPISAAAMALPPLSIRGDLGVISTAAARYAPSLLKTFAQMGPQGALGATKLLRPFSEIIDSLGIKDPFIRNWLDLLAFLLAGVKTNGILSAEMVYMFSEWYKPGCTLEYPLQGSGAIVDALVRGLQKFGGRISLKSHVENIVVENGRAVGVKLRGGQFVRAKKAVVSNASMWDTLSLLPPEVVPKSYRDNIKSTPQCESFMHLHLGFDAEGIRDDLGIHHIVVNDWDRGVDADQNVILISVPSVLSPNLAPPGKHILHAYTPGTEPFEIWEGLDRRSNEYKNLKAERSEVMWRAVEKALGPGFNREKCEVKLVGTPLTHKRFLRRNRGTYGPAILAGKGTFPGHSTPIPQLLCCGDSTFPGIGVPAVAASGAIVANSLVSVAEHSQLLDAVGI is encoded by the exons ATGGCGTTGAGATTTCATCCTTTTTCTCCCCTTTTCAACTTCCGCTCCACTAAACGAAGTCGCACAGTTTTGTCGCGCAACGAAGTCTCTGCCACTTCTAACGGCTATCCTTCTTCCACTCTTACCTCCAAGCAAG GCAAGCCAGAAGCAGATATCATTGTTATTGGGAGCGGTATAGGTGGGCTATGCTGTGGTGGACTTCTTGCTAGGTATGGCCAAGATGTTTTAGTACTCGAAAGCCATGATGTAGCTGGGGGTGCAGCTCACTCTTTTGATATTAAAGGGTACAAATTTGACTCTGGTCCATCATTGTTCTCCGGTTTTCAATCAAGAGGTCCTCAGGCAAATCCATTAGCACAG GTTCTTGATGCATTAGGTGAATCAATTCCCTGTGCAAATTATGACTCATGGATGGTATATGTACCTGAAGGTGAATTCTTGTCACGCATTGGCCCAACGGATTTTTTCAAG GATCTGGAGAAGTATGCAGGACCAGATTCAGCGAGAGAGTGGAGGAAACTTCTC GACGCAATACTTCCAATCTCAGCAGCTGCAATGGCTCTACCTCCTTTATCTATCCGAGGTGATTTGGGTGTTATTTCGACTGCTGCTGCTAGATATGCACCTTCTCTCTTAAAAACTTTTGCTCAAATGGGACCTCAAGGAGCCCTTGGTGCTACCAAGCTTCTCAGACCCTTTTCGGAAATCATTGATTCTTTGGGAATAAAAGACCCTTTTATACGAAATTGGCTGGATCTCCTAGCCTTCTTGCTTGCCGGGGTCAAAACTAACGGCATACTCTCAGCAGAAATG GTGTACATGTTTTCAGAATGGTATAAGCCGGGTTGCACTCTAGAATATCCACTTCAAGGAAGTGGAGCAATTGTTGATGCTCTTGTTCGAGGGCTACAAAAATTTGGTGGGAGGATTTCTCTCAAGAGTCACGTAGAAAATATAGTTGTTGAAAATGGTCGAGCTGTTGGAGTCAAACTAAGAGGTGGCCAA TTTGTCCGTGCCAAGAAGGCTGTAGTCAGCAATGCATCTATGTGGGATACCTTGAGCTTATTGCCTCCAGAAGTTGTCCCAAAATCATACCGAGACAACATCAAATCGACCCCACAGTGTGAATCGTTCATGCATCTGCATTTGGGTTTTGATGCAGAG GGTATACGTGATGACCTGGGAATCCATCATATAGTAGTAAATGACTGGGACAGAGGGGTTGATGCTGATCAGAATGTCATACTGATATCCGTGCCCAGTGTGCTCAGTCCAAATCTTGCTCCACCCGGAAAGCATATTTTGCATGCCTATACCCCTGGAACTGAGCCATTTGAAATTTGGGAAGGTCTTGATCGCCGAAGCAATGAGTACAAAAACCTCAAGGCTGAAAGATCTGAG GTAATGTGGAGGGCTGTGGAGAAAGCACTTGGGCCAGGGTTTAATCGCGAGAAGTGTGAGGTGAAATTAGTTGGAACTCCATTAACACATAAAAGATTTCTTAGAAGAAACAGAGGGACTTATGGGCCAGCTATATTAGCAG GTAAAGGCACATTTCCTGGACATTCAACACCAATTCCACAACTCTTGTGCTGTGGAGACTCTACTTTTCCTGGCATTGGAGTGCCTGCAGTTGCTGCTAGTGGTGCCATTGTTGCGAATTCGCTGGTTTCTGTGGCAGAACATTCACAGCTTCTTGATGCTGTAGGGATATGA